Proteins co-encoded in one Ensifer sp. PDNC004 genomic window:
- a CDS encoding GlxA family transcriptional regulator — translation MTTTIKSSETQPDRLKIGFVLARSFTLSAFALFIDTLRLASDELDKSGRIRADWQVLGNTRHLIASSCGVQVAPTSDLVDPAGFNYIVVVGGLLNSKQPIDDDTIRFLQKAAARRVPLIGLCTGTFVLAEAGLMTGHTVCVSWLHYQAFRERFPDLKVRSDRLFNLDRTRGSCAGGSSAADMAAHIVRLHISKEAERNALEVLQIDKARSHLHVQPRKPLAIESNDPRLNAALIIMEQHTDNTLSIPELAASVGLSRRQLERLFMDKAKMSPALVYRKFRLERAKHLLTQTKAPLIDIALEVGFENAGHFSRIFAKTYGQSPSKFRATLSA, via the coding sequence ATGACGACGACCATCAAATCCAGCGAGACACAGCCCGACCGTCTCAAGATCGGCTTCGTTCTGGCGCGGTCCTTCACCCTTTCGGCATTCGCGCTGTTCATCGACACGCTGCGGCTTGCGAGCGACGAGCTCGACAAGTCCGGCCGCATCCGCGCGGACTGGCAGGTCCTGGGCAACACGCGGCATCTCATCGCCTCCAGCTGCGGCGTGCAGGTGGCGCCGACATCCGACCTCGTCGATCCCGCCGGGTTCAACTACATCGTCGTGGTCGGCGGCCTGCTCAACAGCAAACAGCCGATCGACGACGACACGATCCGCTTCCTCCAGAAGGCGGCGGCGCGCAGGGTGCCTCTGATCGGCCTCTGCACCGGGACCTTCGTGCTTGCCGAAGCGGGCCTGATGACCGGGCACACCGTCTGCGTGAGCTGGCTTCATTATCAGGCGTTCCGCGAGCGCTTCCCCGATCTCAAGGTTCGTTCGGACCGCCTCTTCAACCTTGACCGCACCCGCGGGTCCTGCGCGGGCGGCAGCAGTGCCGCCGACATGGCAGCCCATATCGTGCGCCTGCACATCAGCAAGGAAGCCGAGCGGAATGCACTCGAGGTGCTGCAGATCGACAAGGCGCGCTCGCATCTTCATGTCCAGCCGAGAAAGCCGCTGGCGATCGAGAGCAACGACCCGCGCCTGAACGCCGCTCTCATCATCATGGAGCAGCACACGGACAACACGCTGTCGATCCCGGAACTGGCCGCATCCGTCGGCCTGTCCCGACGGCAGCTCGAGCGCCTGTTCATGGACAAGGCGAAGATGTCGCCGGCGCTGGTCTATCGGAAGTTTCGGCTGGAACGCGCCAAGCATCTCCTGACGCAGACGAAGGCGCCGCTGATCGACATCGCGCTCGAAGTCGGTTTCGAGAACGCCGGCCACTTCTCGCGAATTTTTGCGAAGACCTACGGTCAATCACCGAGCAAGTTCAGGGCCACGCTTTCGGCGTGA
- a CDS encoding MYG1 family protein has product MIPDFLVTHSGGFHADELLSSVILTRLFPEARLVRSRAPEWLKPGTDRIIYDVGGQYDAEAGLFDHHQRGAPVREDGQPYSSFGLIWKHYGRAYLAAFGVPEAHVEAVHAAFDARFVLPIDLVDNGALDPSVAGPLAGLTLSALLETLKPVFDEGGQEAEDRSFHQALSIARAFVEAGVSQRASKLRAEALVLAQIALAGESRVLELPRGMPFRPAIVKAGADHLLFVVHPRENDWCLTGIRKADEGFELRADLPAAWAGLTNSELEAACGVAGARFCHNGRFIAAAATREAALAMAELAVKEAATAGSGQA; this is encoded by the coding sequence ATGATCCCAGACTTTCTCGTTACCCATTCCGGTGGTTTCCACGCCGACGAACTGCTTTCCAGCGTCATTCTTACGCGGCTTTTCCCCGAGGCTCGCCTCGTTCGCAGCCGGGCGCCGGAATGGCTGAAGCCGGGGACGGACCGCATCATCTACGATGTCGGCGGCCAGTATGATGCCGAGGCCGGATTGTTCGACCACCATCAGCGCGGGGCGCCGGTGCGAGAGGACGGCCAGCCCTACAGTTCGTTCGGCTTGATCTGGAAGCATTACGGCCGCGCCTATCTGGCAGCGTTTGGTGTTCCCGAGGCCCATGTAGAGGCGGTTCATGCCGCCTTCGATGCGCGTTTCGTGCTGCCGATCGATCTGGTCGACAACGGTGCGCTTGACCCTTCGGTTGCCGGGCCCTTGGCGGGGTTGACGCTGTCGGCGCTGCTGGAGACCTTGAAGCCTGTCTTCGACGAAGGCGGCCAGGAGGCCGAGGATCGCAGCTTCCATCAGGCCCTTTCGATCGCGCGCGCCTTCGTCGAGGCTGGCGTGTCGCAGCGCGCTTCAAAGCTTCGGGCCGAGGCGCTCGTGCTTGCGCAGATCGCCCTTGCCGGTGAGAGTCGCGTGCTCGAACTGCCGCGGGGCATGCCTTTCCGCCCGGCGATCGTGAAGGCTGGCGCCGACCACCTGCTGTTCGTCGTTCATCCGCGCGAGAACGACTGGTGCCTGACGGGCATTCGCAAGGCCGACGAAGGGTTCGAGCTGCGCGCCGATCTCCCGGCTGCCTGGGCCGGCCTGACGAACAGCGAACTGGAGGCGGCTTGCGGCGTGGCCGGCGCGCGCTTCTGCCACAACGGCCGCTTCATCGCGGCGGCAGCGACGCGAGAGGCAGCGCTCGCCATGGCGGAACTCGCCGTCAAGGAAGCCGCGACAGCGGGTAGCGGTCAGGCCTGA
- a CDS encoding antibiotic biosynthesis monooxygenase, whose amino-acid sequence MGLPTMGRSRAKRRFLRHLQNGRERPVTVAILPATHGRSVLDASLAARPGRLVKAQVEWLQACRRSETATVPFLPLASEPYRIHPVEVASHREVRMTACNCVRFRVRPGQEERFEHLFRSALRDFEGLRKMALSKAADGSYFSIAEWESLEAIAAARPMMKANLDTFRDTLLELGQDLGVTDPISGEAIFEMAR is encoded by the coding sequence ATGGGGCTTCCAACGATGGGAAGGTCAAGGGCGAAAAGAAGATTTCTGCGCCATCTTCAGAACGGCCGGGAGAGGCCTGTCACCGTAGCGATATTGCCCGCAACGCATGGTCGCAGCGTCCTTGACGCAAGCTTGGCCGCGAGGCCCGGGAGGCTTGTCAAAGCTCAGGTCGAATGGCTCCAGGCTTGCCGGCGATCCGAGACTGCAACCGTACCTTTCCTGCCTCTTGCGAGTGAACCGTATCGGATCCATCCTGTAGAAGTTGCGTCCCATAGGGAGGTTAGGATGACGGCTTGCAATTGTGTCCGTTTCCGCGTGAGACCCGGTCAAGAGGAACGGTTCGAGCACCTTTTTCGCAGCGCTCTTCGCGACTTTGAAGGTTTGCGGAAGATGGCGCTCAGCAAGGCTGCGGATGGATCGTATTTCTCAATTGCCGAGTGGGAAAGCCTTGAGGCGATCGCTGCGGCACGTCCCATGATGAAGGCGAACCTCGATACGTTCCGCGATACGCTCCTGGAACTCGGTCAGGATCTCGGGGTCACGGACCCGATTTCCGGCGAGGCGATCTTCGAAATGGCGCGTTAG
- a CDS encoding heavy metal translocating P-type ATPase has protein sequence MSAAALSASIPVEGMTCASCVARVEKAIRAVPGVTEASVNLATERADVRFDASTKSADIVKAIENAGYGAAEDTIELTIEGMTCASCVARIEKALKTVPGVTEANVNLATERASVRVTRGIATAAALEEAVRVAGYAAKRITGDESVDREGEKREQETRKLARSLLIAGVLTLPIFLLEMGSHFIPAVHEFVMNNIGMQESWYLQFVLTTLVLFGPGLRFYQKGVPALFRLAPDMNSLVAIGTSAAWIYSVVATFAPDLLPDGTANVYYEAAAVIVTLILLGRFLEARAKGRTSEAIKHLMGLQAKTARVIRNGETIEVPLSDVTTGDSVVVRPGDRVPVDGSVIDGNSYVDESMITGEPVPVEKIAGSEVVGGTINKTGSFTFRATKVGADTVLAQIIKMVEQAQGAKLPIQSLVDRVTAWFVPAVIAIALLTFGVWLIFGPDPALTFALVNGVAVLIIACPCAMGLATPTSIMVGTGRAAEMGVLFRKGEALQTLRNAAVIAVDKTGTLTKGRPELTDLETAEGFDRDTVLTLVAAVETRSEHPIAEAIVEAAKAKDLDIAEPARFEAIPGFGASAEVSGRSVHVGADRLMTQLKLDVSAFADQAARLGSEGKSPLYAAIDGKLAAIIAVADPIKETTPQAIRMLHDLGLKVAMITGDNRRTAEAIAAKLGIDEVIAEVLPDGKVAALKKLKQGGRAVAFVGDGINDAPALAEADVGLAIGTGTDVAIESADVVLMSGDLLGVPNAIALSKATIRNIKENLFWAFAYNAVLIPVAAGALYPVYGLLLSPIFAAGAMALSSVFVLGNALRLRAFRPVAAAQAA, from the coding sequence ATGTCCGCCGCGGCATTAAGCGCCAGCATTCCCGTCGAGGGCATGACCTGCGCATCCTGCGTGGCGCGCGTCGAAAAGGCGATTCGCGCCGTGCCTGGTGTCACCGAAGCCTCGGTCAACCTCGCAACCGAACGCGCCGACGTCCGCTTCGATGCCAGCACCAAGTCCGCCGATATCGTCAAGGCGATCGAGAATGCCGGGTATGGTGCGGCCGAAGACACGATCGAGCTCACCATCGAGGGCATGACCTGCGCCTCCTGCGTCGCGCGCATCGAAAAGGCGCTGAAGACCGTGCCGGGTGTCACCGAGGCCAACGTCAACCTGGCGACCGAGCGCGCGTCGGTGCGGGTAACCAGGGGCATCGCCACGGCCGCAGCACTCGAAGAAGCGGTCCGCGTTGCCGGCTATGCCGCCAAGCGCATCACCGGCGACGAAAGCGTCGACCGCGAAGGCGAGAAGCGCGAACAGGAGACCCGCAAGCTTGCGCGCTCGCTGCTGATTGCCGGCGTGCTGACGCTGCCGATCTTCTTGCTTGAAATGGGCTCGCACTTCATTCCGGCCGTGCACGAATTCGTCATGAATAATATCGGCATGCAGGAAAGCTGGTATCTGCAGTTCGTGCTGACGACGCTGGTGCTCTTCGGCCCGGGCCTGCGCTTCTACCAGAAGGGCGTTCCCGCCCTCTTCCGCCTGGCGCCCGACATGAACTCGCTGGTCGCAATCGGCACGTCCGCCGCCTGGATCTATTCCGTGGTCGCCACCTTCGCGCCCGATCTCCTGCCTGACGGCACCGCCAACGTCTATTACGAGGCGGCCGCCGTCATCGTGACGCTGATCCTGCTCGGCCGCTTCCTGGAAGCCCGCGCCAAGGGCCGGACCTCCGAGGCGATCAAGCACCTGATGGGGTTGCAGGCAAAGACCGCCCGCGTCATCCGCAACGGTGAGACGATCGAGGTTCCGCTCTCCGACGTCACCACCGGCGACAGCGTCGTGGTGCGCCCCGGCGACCGTGTCCCGGTCGACGGCAGCGTCATCGACGGCAACTCCTATGTCGACGAATCGATGATCACCGGCGAGCCCGTTCCGGTCGAAAAGATCGCCGGCAGCGAGGTGGTCGGCGGCACGATCAACAAAACCGGCTCCTTCACCTTCCGCGCCACCAAGGTCGGCGCCGACACGGTGCTGGCGCAGATCATCAAGATGGTCGAGCAGGCCCAGGGCGCCAAGCTGCCGATCCAGTCGCTGGTCGACCGTGTCACCGCCTGGTTCGTGCCGGCCGTCATCGCGATTGCGCTTCTGACGTTCGGCGTCTGGCTGATCTTCGGTCCGGATCCGGCACTCACCTTCGCGCTCGTCAACGGCGTCGCCGTGCTGATCATCGCCTGCCCCTGCGCCATGGGCCTTGCCACGCCGACCTCGATCATGGTCGGCACCGGCCGCGCCGCCGAAATGGGCGTGCTCTTCCGCAAGGGCGAGGCGCTGCAGACGCTGCGCAACGCCGCCGTCATCGCCGTCGACAAGACCGGCACGCTGACCAAGGGCCGGCCGGAACTGACCGACCTCGAAACCGCCGAAGGCTTCGACCGTGACACCGTGCTGACGCTGGTCGCCGCCGTCGAAACCCGCTCCGAGCACCCGATCGCCGAAGCGATCGTCGAGGCGGCCAAGGCAAAGGATCTTGATATCGCTGAACCGGCCAGGTTCGAGGCGATCCCCGGATTCGGCGCCAGCGCCGAAGTCTCGGGCCGCTCCGTCCATGTGGGTGCCGACCGCCTGATGACGCAGCTGAAGCTCGACGTGTCGGCCTTCGCCGACCAGGCGGCTCGCCTCGGCTCGGAAGGCAAGAGCCCGCTCTATGCGGCGATCGACGGCAAGCTTGCGGCGATCATCGCCGTTGCCGACCCGATCAAGGAGACGACGCCGCAGGCGATCCGCATGCTGCACGATCTCGGCCTCAAGGTCGCGATGATCACCGGCGACAATCGTCGCACCGCCGAGGCGATCGCCGCCAAGCTCGGCATCGACGAGGTCATCGCCGAAGTGCTGCCGGACGGTAAGGTCGCGGCCCTGAAGAAGCTGAAGCAAGGCGGGCGCGCGGTGGCCTTCGTCGGCGACGGCATCAACGATGCGCCGGCGCTCGCCGAAGCCGATGTCGGCCTCGCGATCGGCACCGGTACGGACGTCGCCATCGAAAGCGCCGACGTGGTGCTGATGTCGGGTGATCTCTTGGGTGTCCCGAATGCGATCGCGCTGTCGAAGGCGACGATCCGCAACATCAAGGAGAACCTGTTCTGGGCCTTCGCCTACAACGCGGTGCTGATCCCGGTTGCCGCCGGCGCGCTCTACCCGGTCTACGGCCTCCTGCTGTCGCCGATCTTCGCGGCCGGCGCCATGGCGCTGTCGAGCGTCTTCGTGCTCGGCAATGCGCTCCGGCTTCGGGCCTTTCGCCCGGTTGCCGCAGCACAGGCGGCCTAA
- the cueR gene encoding Cu(I)-responsive transcriptional regulator, which produces MNIGEASRASGVSTKMIRYYETIGLIPQADRSEAGYRNYGDNDVHTLRFIRRSRDLGFTVQQMADLLALWRDRERASGEVKKIALEHVEILERKAEELKAMSRTLKHLAAHCHGDGRPDCPILEDLADATNASTKATEPARFGTAGIDPVRNRRHG; this is translated from the coding sequence ATGAATATCGGCGAAGCTTCCCGCGCCTCCGGCGTATCGACGAAAATGATCCGCTACTACGAGACGATCGGCCTCATCCCGCAGGCCGACCGGAGCGAAGCCGGCTATCGCAACTATGGCGACAACGACGTCCATACGCTGCGCTTCATCCGCCGCTCGCGCGATCTCGGTTTCACCGTCCAGCAGATGGCCGACCTTTTGGCGCTCTGGCGCGACCGCGAGCGCGCCAGCGGCGAGGTCAAGAAGATCGCGCTCGAACATGTCGAGATCCTGGAGCGCAAGGCCGAGGAATTGAAGGCGATGAGCCGGACGCTCAAGCATCTCGCCGCCCATTGTCACGGCGACGGGCGCCCGGACTGCCCCATTCTCGAGGATCTCGCCGACGCCACGAACGCGTCGACGAAGGCAACCGAGCCCGCCCGCTTCGGTACGGCCGGCATCGATCCGGTCCGTAACCGGCGGCACGGGTGA
- a CDS encoding TolC family protein — protein MRLRKLNLAAAIGLPLVLAGCVTAYSAKDAGFTTVDAKVSTAATKKSVWIQNREQADKVNAEVKALLKRKTIDADTAVQIALLNNKGLQAAYADLGDASADAWQATLFLNPTVSIGTTGIGTPELQAYEAIEGLVTTNILALLTRDKTIAIADARFRQAQLNAALSTLQLAAETRRAWIEAVAAWETVAQLNQAQAAADASSELAAKLGETGAMGKGNQAREHVFNAELAGQTAEARLAARLAKENLTRLMGLWGSDVDYQVPNRLPNLPKTLARKDSIEAEALKRRVDLQIARLDLEAVAKSYKLTEATRYVTDLELIAGAEAEREKEDDGTKVETTGQFELEFVIPIFDSGSARMRKSELAHMRSANLLAEKAVNIRSEARSAYEAYRSRYDIARHYRNNVVPLRTKIEEEATLSYNGMITSTFELLADVRAKVNSTVLSVNAKRDFWLADADLMTAIHGGGSGGSAGGAAAPAAAEAGGAGH, from the coding sequence ATGAGGCTTCGCAAACTCAACCTCGCAGCAGCCATCGGTCTGCCTCTCGTGCTCGCCGGCTGCGTGACCGCATACTCGGCCAAGGACGCCGGCTTCACCACCGTGGATGCCAAGGTCTCGACGGCCGCGACCAAGAAGAGCGTCTGGATCCAGAACCGCGAACAGGCCGACAAGGTCAATGCCGAGGTGAAGGCGCTGCTGAAGCGCAAGACCATCGACGCCGACACGGCCGTCCAGATCGCCCTTCTCAACAACAAGGGCCTGCAGGCGGCCTATGCCGATCTCGGCGACGCGTCGGCGGATGCCTGGCAGGCGACCTTGTTCCTCAACCCCACCGTCTCGATCGGCACGACCGGAATCGGCACGCCGGAACTGCAGGCCTATGAGGCGATCGAGGGCCTCGTCACGACCAATATCCTGGCGCTCCTGACCCGCGACAAGACGATCGCCATTGCCGATGCGCGTTTCCGCCAGGCGCAGCTCAACGCGGCGCTCAGCACACTGCAGCTGGCGGCCGAAACCCGCCGCGCCTGGATCGAAGCGGTTGCCGCTTGGGAAACCGTGGCACAGCTGAACCAGGCCCAGGCGGCGGCAGACGCCTCCTCGGAGCTCGCCGCAAAACTTGGCGAAACCGGCGCCATGGGCAAGGGCAACCAGGCGCGCGAGCACGTCTTCAACGCCGAACTTGCCGGCCAGACGGCCGAAGCCCGGCTTGCGGCGCGTCTTGCCAAGGAGAACCTGACGCGCCTGATGGGTCTCTGGGGTAGCGACGTCGACTACCAGGTTCCCAACCGCCTGCCGAACCTGCCGAAGACGCTGGCGCGCAAGGACAGCATCGAGGCGGAAGCGCTGAAACGCCGCGTCGACCTGCAGATCGCCCGCCTCGATCTCGAAGCCGTGGCCAAGTCCTACAAGCTCACCGAAGCGACCCGTTATGTGACCGACCTCGAGCTCATCGCCGGAGCGGAAGCGGAACGGGAGAAGGAGGACGACGGCACCAAGGTCGAGACAACTGGCCAGTTCGAGCTCGAATTCGTGATCCCGATCTTCGACAGCGGCAGCGCGCGCATGCGCAAGTCCGAGCTTGCCCATATGCGCTCGGCAAACCTGCTGGCGGAAAAGGCGGTCAACATCCGCTCGGAAGCCCGCTCGGCCTACGAGGCCTATCGCTCGCGCTACGACATCGCCCGGCACTACCGCAACAACGTCGTGCCGCTGCGCACCAAGATCGAGGAAGAAGCGACGCTCAGCTACAACGGCATGATCACCAGCACCTTCGAGCTGCTTGCCGACGTCAGGGCCAAGGTCAATTCGACCGTGCTCTCCGTCAACGCGAAGCGCGATTTCTGGCTGGCCGATGCCGACCTGATGACCGCCATCCACGGCGGCGGATCAGGTGGCTCGGCTGGAGGGGCGGCAGCACCCGCGGCAGCGGAAGCCGGCGGCGCCGGGCACTAG
- a CDS encoding multicopper oxidase family protein, with protein MFNRRNFLGAGAALVSTAAWAQTSNSGLPEAASMDNATTQKPLVPTSGPDYNPVVTLNGWTLPHRVNNGVKEFHLVAEPVEREMADGMTAYLWGYNGQSPGPTIEAVEGDRVRIFVTNKLPEHTTIHWHGMILPSGMDGVGGLSQPHIPAGKTYVYEFDLVKSGTFMYHPHADEMVQMAMGMMGFFVVHPKDPSFMRVDRDFVFLLNAYDIDPGTYVPRIMEMTDFNMWCWNSRIFPDIDPLVVSKNDRVRVRVGNLTMTNHPIHMHGYDFEVTCTDGGWVRPEARWPEVSIDIPVGAMRAYEFDAKYEGDWAIHCHKSHHTMNAMGHDIPTFIGADKKSVAAKIRKVKPDYMPMGTAGMADMGEMEMPLPDNTIPMMTGWGPHGALEMGGMFSVVKVREGISAGDYSDPGWYENPPGTQAWEWTGALPEPTRAKDAKTVLTPKP; from the coding sequence ATGTTCAACAGAAGAAACTTCCTCGGCGCCGGTGCTGCTCTCGTCTCGACGGCCGCCTGGGCGCAAACCTCCAACTCCGGGCTGCCCGAAGCGGCAAGCATGGACAATGCCACGACCCAGAAGCCGCTCGTGCCGACGAGCGGACCGGACTACAACCCGGTCGTCACCCTCAACGGCTGGACGCTGCCGCACCGCGTGAACAACGGCGTCAAGGAATTTCACCTTGTCGCCGAGCCGGTCGAACGCGAGATGGCCGACGGCATGACCGCCTATCTCTGGGGCTATAACGGCCAGTCGCCGGGCCCGACGATCGAGGCGGTCGAGGGCGATCGGGTGCGGATCTTCGTCACCAACAAGCTGCCGGAGCACACCACCATCCATTGGCACGGCATGATCCTGCCTTCGGGCATGGACGGTGTCGGCGGCCTGTCGCAGCCGCATATCCCCGCCGGCAAGACCTATGTCTACGAGTTCGACCTCGTGAAGTCGGGCACCTTCATGTACCACCCCCATGCCGACGAGATGGTGCAGATGGCCATGGGCATGATGGGCTTCTTCGTGGTGCATCCGAAGGATCCGAGCTTCATGCGCGTCGACCGCGACTTCGTGTTCCTGCTCAACGCCTATGACATCGATCCCGGCACCTATGTGCCGCGCATCATGGAAATGACCGACTTCAACATGTGGTGCTGGAACAGCCGGATCTTCCCGGACATCGACCCTTTGGTCGTGTCGAAGAACGACCGGGTGCGGGTCAGGGTCGGCAACCTCACCATGACCAACCATCCGATCCACATGCACGGTTACGACTTCGAGGTCACCTGCACCGACGGCGGCTGGGTCAGGCCGGAGGCGCGCTGGCCGGAAGTGTCGATCGACATCCCCGTCGGCGCCATGCGCGCCTACGAGTTCGACGCCAAATACGAGGGCGACTGGGCGATCCATTGCCACAAGTCGCATCACACGATGAACGCCATGGGTCACGACATCCCGACCTTCATCGGCGCCGACAAGAAATCGGTCGCGGCGAAGATCCGCAAGGTGAAGCCCGACTACATGCCCATGGGTACGGCCGGCATGGCCGACATGGGCGAAATGGAAATGCCGCTCCCCGACAACACGATCCCGATGATGACCGGCTGGGGTCCGCACGGCGCGTTGGAGATGGGCGGCATGTTCTCGGTGGTGAAGGTCCGCGAAGGCATCTCCGCCGGCGATTACAGCGATCCCGGCTGGTACGAAAACCCGCCGGGAACACAGGCCTGGGAATGGACCGGCGCGTTGCCGGAACCGACGCGGGCTAAGGATGCCAAGACCGTGCTCACGCCCAAACCGTGA
- a CDS encoding plastocyanin/azurin family copper-binding protein, with amino-acid sequence MKKSAFALALVVASALSSQALASGSHAGGHDKVPIGEPGDSKKSTQTIRVTMKETDDGKMIFTPSTIKVRQGQTVHFAIKNAGELAHEFVLDDKATIQEHKITMEKFPDMEHDDPNAIRLEPGKSGDIYWTFTNDGTFEFACLVPGHYDAGMHGPLDVVKK; translated from the coding sequence ATGAAGAAATCAGCATTCGCTCTGGCGCTCGTTGTCGCCTCCGCCCTTTCCTCCCAGGCGCTCGCCAGCGGCAGCCACGCCGGCGGCCACGACAAGGTGCCGATCGGCGAGCCCGGCGACAGCAAGAAGTCGACGCAGACGATCCGCGTCACCATGAAGGAAACCGACGACGGCAAGATGATCTTCACGCCCTCGACCATCAAGGTTCGCCAGGGCCAGACGGTCCATTTCGCGATCAAGAACGCCGGCGAACTCGCGCATGAATTCGTGCTCGACGACAAGGCGACGATCCAGGAACACAAGATCACCATGGAGAAGTTCCCGGACATGGAGCACGACGACCCGAACGCCATCCGGCTCGAACCGGGCAAGTCCGGAGACATCTACTGGACCTTCACCAATGACGGCACCTTCGAATTCGCCTGCCTGGTGCCGGGCCACTACGACGCCGGCATGCACGGCCCGCTCGACGTCGTGAAGAAGTAA
- a CDS encoding copper-binding protein: MKTVGTLFAALALTVSATFALPAYAAEFTKGVVKKIDTKAKKVTIDHEDLKNLDMPAMTMVFRADDAVLAKLKEGAAIEFVADRVNGNLTVTEVK; encoded by the coding sequence ATGAAAACCGTAGGTACCCTCTTTGCAGCGCTCGCGCTCACCGTTTCCGCCACCTTCGCCCTGCCCGCTTATGCGGCGGAGTTCACCAAGGGCGTGGTCAAGAAGATCGACACCAAGGCCAAGAAGGTGACGATCGACCATGAGGATCTGAAGAACCTCGACATGCCGGCCATGACCATGGTGTTCCGCGCCGACGACGCGGTGCTTGCCAAGCTCAAGGAAGGTGCTGCGATCGAATTCGTCGCCGACCGGGTCAACGGCAACCTCACGGTGACCGAGGTCAAGTAA
- a CDS encoding DUF411 domain-containing protein, translating to MLRRHFVAGTIAGITLLATGAVAATGTMAVYKDPQCGCCELWADAMEAAGYKVEVRDEADMSVIKTRFAVPADMEGCHTAVIDGYVIEGHVPLEAVKKLLSEKPDVAGIAVPGMPSGSLGMGNDPQASYDVYTIAKAGGAKSTVYYQVRPAN from the coding sequence GTGTTACGCAGGCATTTCGTTGCAGGCACGATTGCGGGCATCACCCTCTTGGCAACAGGCGCAGTCGCGGCAACCGGCACCATGGCGGTCTACAAGGATCCGCAATGCGGTTGCTGCGAACTATGGGCGGACGCGATGGAAGCGGCCGGCTACAAGGTCGAGGTGCGCGACGAGGCCGACATGTCGGTGATCAAGACGCGCTTTGCGGTTCCCGCCGACATGGAAGGCTGCCATACCGCCGTCATCGACGGCTATGTCATCGAGGGTCATGTACCGCTCGAGGCGGTCAAGAAGCTGCTCTCGGAAAAGCCTGATGTCGCAGGCATCGCGGTTCCCGGCATGCCCTCGGGCTCGCTCGGCATGGGCAACGATCCGCAGGCCTCCTACGATGTCTACACGATCGCCAAGGCAGGCGGCGCGAAGTCGACGGTCTATTATCAGGTCCGGCCGGCGAACTAG
- a CDS encoding VOC family protein — translation MRFINPIPFVSDIDRSRIFYETVLGLTIREDFGDFVLFEGGFAIHEGRALERTIWRQDLSSGEPYGRKNVLLYSEDDDVDAAFARIAPHVELIHPIELQAWGQRVFRFCDPDGHAIELGEPQDLGAAGTAV, via the coding sequence ATGCGCTTCATCAATCCGATCCCCTTCGTCAGCGACATCGACCGATCGCGGATCTTTTACGAGACAGTACTTGGTCTGACGATCCGAGAGGACTTCGGTGACTTCGTGCTTTTCGAGGGCGGCTTTGCCATCCACGAAGGACGCGCGCTCGAGCGGACGATCTGGCGGCAGGACCTGTCTTCGGGCGAACCCTATGGGCGGAAAAACGTGCTCCTTTACTCCGAGGATGACGATGTAGACGCAGCCTTCGCGCGCATCGCACCGCATGTGGAGCTGATCCATCCGATCGAGCTGCAGGCGTGGGGCCAGCGCGTCTTTCGATTTTGCGATCCGGACGGGCATGCAATCGAGCTCGGAGAGCCACAGGACTTGGGCGCCGCAGGCACGGCAGTTTAG
- a CDS encoding phosphoribosyltransferase, producing MSGESAQTRTGPMQPHDFWQEIYPPKSFDIQAGYRDFFPVSLGDGSQILLPIRPLSDGKHALASMIVNQASFAVEDALATELAAKLAPYEPEVVAGLPTLGLTLASAVARKLGHSRYVPLGTSRKFWYVDDLSVPLSSITTPDQKKRLYVDPRMLPLLEGKRVVLIDDVISSGTSILAGLTLMETCGIEPVAIGAAMLQTERWRQPLADRAPHWPERVAGVFQTPLLTRNEDGSWRGA from the coding sequence ATTTCGGGCGAAAGCGCGCAGACGAGGACCGGACCGATGCAGCCCCACGACTTCTGGCAGGAAATCTACCCGCCGAAAAGCTTCGACATTCAGGCGGGTTATCGCGATTTCTTCCCGGTGTCGCTCGGCGATGGCAGTCAGATCCTGTTGCCGATCCGTCCGCTTTCCGACGGCAAGCATGCGCTGGCCTCCATGATCGTCAATCAGGCGAGCTTTGCCGTCGAGGATGCGCTGGCAACGGAACTGGCCGCCAAGCTCGCGCCCTATGAGCCCGAGGTCGTTGCCGGCCTGCCGACGCTCGGCCTCACGCTCGCCTCGGCCGTCGCCCGCAAGCTCGGCCACAGCCGCTACGTGCCGCTCGGGACCTCGAGAAAATTCTGGTATGTCGACGACCTCTCCGTCCCACTTTCCTCGATTACGACGCCCGACCAGAAGAAGCGGCTCTATGTCGATCCGCGCATGCTGCCGTTGCTTGAAGGAAAACGGGTGGTGCTGATCGACGATGTGATTTCGAGCGGCACGTCGATCCTTGCCGGGCTGACGCTGATGGAGACCTGCGGCATCGAGCCGGTGGCGATCGGCGCCGCCATGCTGCAGACCGAGCGCTGGCGCCAGCCGCTCGCCGACCGCGCGCCGCATTGGCCGGAGCGTGTCGCCGGCGTCTTCCAGACCCCGCTGCTCACCCGCAACGAGGACGGCAGCTGGCGAGGCGCTTGA